The proteins below come from a single Microtus ochrogaster isolate Prairie Vole_2 chromosome 14 unlocalized genomic scaffold, MicOch1.0 chr14_random_3, whole genome shotgun sequence genomic window:
- the C14H2orf81 gene encoding uncharacterized protein C2orf81 homolog isoform X2, giving the protein MSHEGSRQARDRGVTRSKAEKARPPTQPVPQVDIVPGRLNEAEWIAFMSLEEGEEVVGDILADLLTRVMECAFKVYLTQQEPGNPDQFLLGSPWLDRDSREPTASSGPPAEPRPTPTLEVFQEIEPGDILEDSNDQEQNHILATSSNASLRPSHILAVPSKESLRPSLEEVRVQSPHPSLDLPQAVNLQASEEKDSSLSSHLSLEDLYRCVSQPDAAGDRLKPESKGTTRTSSEGSMPLLTLEKPSGSPQPESLDTRHSRKTPIVRLDPARLPRHWVRPVAEVLIPDTEARPLEIYRGRLRGEKSQTGVRTSASGSQALASRAHPKLPFSTSKFPLQYSAPFRALGPDPTLNLAQSSPTCGSKLPFLSPGFRFLARNSNPPEVSRSPSPKLWPRAKWPSGWEREAEQLGELWAGRTRVPPQGQEPVEEDTAEDSGWPLVAPQVLEATSQVLWKPMVLSESMKLVPGVSMWNRGTQELLSPAAIQEEAEGGTSHATEQQPIQTGVSKPQVIMTQLVKKETPKAWLLPTKPVPHSGS; this is encoded by the exons ATGTCACACGAAGGCTCG AGGCAGGCGCGAGACCGTGGGGTGACCCGATCCAAGGCTGAAAAAGCCCGGCCGCCCACCCAGCCGGTGCCGCAGGTGGACATCGTGCCTGGGCGGCTCAATGAGGCAGAATGGATTGCGTTTATGTCCCTGGAGGAGGGCGAGGAAGTAGTGGGTGACATCTTGGCCGACCTTCTGACTCGAGTTATGGAGTGTGCCTTCAAAGTCTACCTGACCCAGCAG GAACCTGGGAACCCGGACCAGTTCCTTTTAGGTTCACCGTGGTTGGACAGAGACTCCCGGGAGCCAACAGCATCTTCAGGGCCTCCTGCCGAGCCAAGACCCACGCCCACCTTGGAGGTGTTTCAGGAAATTGAGCCCGGGGATATCTTGGAAGACTCCAATGACCAGGAGCAGAACCACATCCTAGCCACGTCTTCAAACGCGTCTTTACGGCCTAGCCACATCTTGGCCGTGCCTTCGAAGGAGTCCTTACGACCTTCGCTGGAAGAGGTGCGAGTCCAAAGTCCCCATCCTTCCCTGGATCTGCCCCAAGCAGTCAACCTCCAGGCCTCTGAGGAGAAGGATTCGTCCCTCAGCTCCCACCTGTCCCTCGAAGATCTTTACCGCTGCGTGTCTCAGCCAGACGCGGCAGGGGACCGGCTGAAACCCGAGAGCAAGGGCACGACACGCACCTCCTCGGAAGGGTCTATGCCTCTCCTCACCCTAGAAAAGCCCTCCGGGTCGCCACAGCCTGAAAGCTTGGATACGCGGCATAGCCGCAAGACGCCCATAGTGCGCCTGGATCCCGCGCGGTTGCCCCGCCACTGGGTGCGCCCTGTGGCCGAGGTCCTAATCCCCGACACCGAAGCTCGCCCTTTGGAAATATATCGCGGGCGCCTGCGGGGTGAAAAGAGCCAAACTGGGGTCCGAACCTCAGCAAGCGGGTCCCAAGCCCTCGCCTCGCGCGCGCACCCCAAACTCCCATTCTCTACCTCAAAGTTTCCTCTCCAGTATTCTGCTCCATTCCGTGCTTTGGGCCCGGATCCCACTTTAAACTTGGCCCAATCCTCACCAACCTGCGGGTCAAAGTTGCCATTCCTCAGCCCCGGGTTCCGGTTCCTCGCTAGAAACTCAAACCCTCCCGAAGTCTCCCGCAGTCCCAGTCCCAAACTATGGCCTCGAGCTAAGTGGCCGAGTGGCTGGGAGCGGGAGGCAGAGCAGTTGGGCGAGCTGTGGGCGGGTCGGACTCGCGTCCCTCCACAGGGCCAGGAACCTGTAGAAGAGGACACCGCGGAGGACTCTGGATGGCCCCTAGTGGCGCCCCAGGTCCTCGAGGCCACGTCCCAGGTTCTGTGGAAGCCCATGGTTCTTTCAGAAAGCATGAAGCTGGTCCCTGGTGTGAGTATGTGGAACCGGGGCACCCAGGAGCTGCTCAGCCCTGCTGCCATCCAGGAGGAGGCTGAAGGAGGCACCTCTCATGCGACTGAGCAGCAACCCATCCAGACAGGTGTGTCCAAGCCGCAGGTGATTATGACACAGCTAGTAAAGAAGGAAACCCCCAAAGCCTGGCTGCTCCCAACCAAACCTGTACCCCACTCTGGGTCCTGA
- the C14H2orf81 gene encoding uncharacterized protein C2orf81 homolog isoform X1, whose amino-acid sequence MSHEGSRQARDRGVTRSKAEKARPPTQPVPQVDIVPGRLNEAEWIAFMSLEEGEEVVGDILADLLTRVMECAFKVYLTQQCVPFTISQAREAMLQITEWRFLARDEGESAVAEEPTWGEDEEPLACITDAWAQGSVPVLHAPAPAGVEEHFQGEEPGNPDQFLLGSPWLDRDSREPTASSGPPAEPRPTPTLEVFQEIEPGDILEDSNDQEQNHILATSSNASLRPSHILAVPSKESLRPSLEEVRVQSPHPSLDLPQAVNLQASEEKDSSLSSHLSLEDLYRCVSQPDAAGDRLKPESKGTTRTSSEGSMPLLTLEKPSGSPQPESLDTRHSRKTPIVRLDPARLPRHWVRPVAEVLIPDTEARPLEIYRGRLRGEKSQTGVRTSASGSQALASRAHPKLPFSTSKFPLQYSAPFRALGPDPTLNLAQSSPTCGSKLPFLSPGFRFLARNSNPPEVSRSPSPKLWPRAKWPSGWEREAEQLGELWAGRTRVPPQGQEPVEEDTAEDSGWPLVAPQVLEATSQVLWKPMVLSESMKLVPGVSMWNRGTQELLSPAAIQEEAEGGTSHATEQQPIQTGVSKPQVIMTQLVKKETPKAWLLPTKPVPHSGS is encoded by the exons ATGTCACACGAAGGCTCG AGGCAGGCGCGAGACCGTGGGGTGACCCGATCCAAGGCTGAAAAAGCCCGGCCGCCCACCCAGCCGGTGCCGCAGGTGGACATCGTGCCTGGGCGGCTCAATGAGGCAGAATGGATTGCGTTTATGTCCCTGGAGGAGGGCGAGGAAGTAGTGGGTGACATCTTGGCCGACCTTCTGACTCGAGTTATGGAGTGTGCCTTCAAAGTCTACCTGACCCAGCAG TGCGTCCCATTCACCATTAGTCAGGCCAGAGAAGCCATGCTGCAGATAACTGAGTGGCGCTTCCTGGCCCGGGATGAGGGAGAATCTGCGGTGGCCGAGGAGCCCACGTGGGGCGAGGATGAGGAACCGCTGGCATGCATCACGGATGCTTGGGCCCAGGGCTCCGTGCCTGTACTGCACGCACCGGCCCCCGCTGGTGTAGAGGAGCACTTCCAAGGCGAA GAACCTGGGAACCCGGACCAGTTCCTTTTAGGTTCACCGTGGTTGGACAGAGACTCCCGGGAGCCAACAGCATCTTCAGGGCCTCCTGCCGAGCCAAGACCCACGCCCACCTTGGAGGTGTTTCAGGAAATTGAGCCCGGGGATATCTTGGAAGACTCCAATGACCAGGAGCAGAACCACATCCTAGCCACGTCTTCAAACGCGTCTTTACGGCCTAGCCACATCTTGGCCGTGCCTTCGAAGGAGTCCTTACGACCTTCGCTGGAAGAGGTGCGAGTCCAAAGTCCCCATCCTTCCCTGGATCTGCCCCAAGCAGTCAACCTCCAGGCCTCTGAGGAGAAGGATTCGTCCCTCAGCTCCCACCTGTCCCTCGAAGATCTTTACCGCTGCGTGTCTCAGCCAGACGCGGCAGGGGACCGGCTGAAACCCGAGAGCAAGGGCACGACACGCACCTCCTCGGAAGGGTCTATGCCTCTCCTCACCCTAGAAAAGCCCTCCGGGTCGCCACAGCCTGAAAGCTTGGATACGCGGCATAGCCGCAAGACGCCCATAGTGCGCCTGGATCCCGCGCGGTTGCCCCGCCACTGGGTGCGCCCTGTGGCCGAGGTCCTAATCCCCGACACCGAAGCTCGCCCTTTGGAAATATATCGCGGGCGCCTGCGGGGTGAAAAGAGCCAAACTGGGGTCCGAACCTCAGCAAGCGGGTCCCAAGCCCTCGCCTCGCGCGCGCACCCCAAACTCCCATTCTCTACCTCAAAGTTTCCTCTCCAGTATTCTGCTCCATTCCGTGCTTTGGGCCCGGATCCCACTTTAAACTTGGCCCAATCCTCACCAACCTGCGGGTCAAAGTTGCCATTCCTCAGCCCCGGGTTCCGGTTCCTCGCTAGAAACTCAAACCCTCCCGAAGTCTCCCGCAGTCCCAGTCCCAAACTATGGCCTCGAGCTAAGTGGCCGAGTGGCTGGGAGCGGGAGGCAGAGCAGTTGGGCGAGCTGTGGGCGGGTCGGACTCGCGTCCCTCCACAGGGCCAGGAACCTGTAGAAGAGGACACCGCGGAGGACTCTGGATGGCCCCTAGTGGCGCCCCAGGTCCTCGAGGCCACGTCCCAGGTTCTGTGGAAGCCCATGGTTCTTTCAGAAAGCATGAAGCTGGTCCCTGGTGTGAGTATGTGGAACCGGGGCACCCAGGAGCTGCTCAGCCCTGCTGCCATCCAGGAGGAGGCTGAAGGAGGCACCTCTCATGCGACTGAGCAGCAACCCATCCAGACAGGTGTGTCCAAGCCGCAGGTGATTATGACACAGCTAGTAAAGAAGGAAACCCCCAAAGCCTGGCTGCTCCCAACCAAACCTGTACCCCACTCTGGGTCCTGA
- the Wdr54 gene encoding WD repeat-containing protein 54 yields MYLRQRSIPLRGSAAALSNNLSVLQLPARDLTHFGVVHGPSAHILSAASEGVPLAQRQLQVKVGVGVSPPLITQVHWCVLPFRVLLVLTSHRRIQMYESDGSVMVYWHALDSGDTSSAQAMFARGIAASVHFICVGTWSGRVLVFDIPAKGPNIVLNEELAGHQTPITDIATERAQGQDGVADMVTADDSGVLCVWRSGTVFTLLTRIPGFGVPCPSVQLWQGIVAAGYGDGQVRLYDATTGALQVQISAHARTVCALDLAPEVGKLLSAAEDTFVHIWKLSRNAESGSIEVEHCHGERISDTQVCGARFCDPSGSSFAVTGYELAEILRFSSV; encoded by the exons ATGTACCTCCGCCAGCGCTCCATCCCACTTCGCGGCTCTGCCGCCGCCCTGTCTAACAACCTCAGTGTGCTGCAGCTTCCAGCCCGTGATCTCACGCATTTTGGAGTGGTTCATGGACCGAGCGCCCATATTCTCAGCGCTGCCTCTGAGGGTGTGCCCTTGGCCCAGCGCCAGCTCCAAGTCAAAGTGGGCGTTGGAGTGAGCCCCCCACTTATCACTCAG GTCCACTGGTGCGTCCTCCCTTTCAGAGTACTGCTGGTTCTCACCTCACATCGAAGGATACAG ATGTACGAGTCTGATGGCTCCGTCATGGTCTATTGGCATGCCTTGGATTCAGGAGACACGTCTTCAG CACAGGCCATGTTTGCCCGAGGAATCGCTGCCAGCGTTCACTTCATCTGTGTGG GAACATGGTCTGGCCGGGTACTGGTGTTTGACATCCCTGCTAAGGGTCCCAACATTGTACTTAACGAGGAGCTGGCGGGGCACCAGACACCAATCACAGACATCGCCACTGAGCGTGCCCAGGGCCAG GATGGTGTTGCTGACATGGTGACAGCTGATGACTCAGGTGTTCTCTGTGTCTGGAGGTCAGGAACTGTGTTCACATTACTGACCCGAATACCAGGATTTGG GGTCCCGTGCCCTTCTGTGCAGCTGTGGCAGGGGATTGTAGCCGCAGGGTATGGCGATGGGCAAGTGCGTCTCTATGATGCCACTACTGGAGCACTCCAAGTCCAGATCAGTGCCCATGCCCGGACAGTCTGTGCCCTGGACCTAGCTCCAGAAGTGGGCAAG CTACTCTCTGCAGCTGAGGACACCTTTGTGCACATCTGGAAGCTGAGCAGGAACGCAGAGAGCGGCTCCATTGAG GTTGAACACTGCCACGGGGAACGCATTTCTGATACCCAGGTGTGTGGGGCTCGGTTCTGCGACCCATCAGGCAGCTCCTTTGCGGTGACAGGTTACGAGCTTGCTGAGATCCTGAGGTTCAGCAGTGTCTGA